From one Triticum aestivum cultivar Chinese Spring chromosome 4B, IWGSC CS RefSeq v2.1, whole genome shotgun sequence genomic stretch:
- the LOC123091572 gene encoding uncharacterized protein isoform X1, with amino-acid sequence MASTYHYRPYPLPLTAAPPAFASRCRFPMASTGPLAGVSHDAGVTVSTSESVGQNDLLIVGPGVLGRIVAEKWRQEHPDCKIYGQTATTDHHSDLTKIGIIPSLKGPRVDQKVPYVIFCAPPYRTDDYPGDLRVAASNWSGEGSFLFTSSTAVYDCNDNGFCGEDSPCVPIGRSPRTDVLLKAENVVLEAGGCALRLAGLYKKDQGPHVFWLSKGTVDARPDLIISMIHYEDAASLGIAIMKRRLRGRVFVGCDNQPLSRQEIMDRVNRSGKFDGKFEGFTGTDGPLGKRMDNSKTRAEIGWEPKYPSFTEFLGLSN; translated from the exons ATGGCGTCGACCTACCACTACCGGCCATATCCTCTCCCATTGACTGCTGCACCCCCAGCGTTCGCATCCCGCTGCCGCTTCCCGATGGCCTCCACCGGCCCCCTCG CAGGAGTATCTCATGATGCAGGGGTCACGGTGTCCACATCGGAGAGTGTTGGTCAGAATGACTTGCTGATTGTCGGGCCTGGTGTGCTTGGTCGAATCGTAGCTGAGAAATGGCGACAG GAGCATCCAGATTGCAAAATTTATGGCCAGACTGCAACCACAGATCATCACAGTGACCTAACTAAAATTGGGATAATTCCCTCCCTGAAGGGACCCAGAGTTGATCAGAAAGTTCCATACGTTATTTTTTGTGCTCCTCCATATCGCACGGATGATTACCCTGGGGATCTTAG AGTTGCTGCATCAAACTGGAGTGGGGAAGGCTCTTTCCTGTTTACATCAAGTACTGCCGTGTATGACTGCAATGACAATGGATTTTGTGGCGAG GATTCTCCTTGTGTGCCGATTGGTAGGAGTCCTCGGACTGACGTCCTTCTAAAAGCAGAAAATGTCGTCCTCGAGGCAGGAGGCTGTGCCCTGAGGCTAGCAGGGCTTTAT AAAAAGGATCAAGGTCCTCATGTTTTCTGGTTGTCAAAAGGAACTGTAGATGCACGACCGGATCTCATAATCAGTATGATCCATTATGAA GATGCTGCTTCGCTTGGAATTGCCATCATGAAGAGGAGACTTCGCGggcgtgtctttgtgggctgtgACAACCAACCTCTGTCCAG GCAAGAAATAATGGACCGTGTTAACAGGAGCGGGAAATTTGATGGCAAGTTTGAGGGCTTCACAG GTACAGATGGTCCATTGGGGAAGAGGATGGATAATTCCAAAACTCGGGCTGAGATCGGCTGGGAGCCCAAATATCCTAGTTTCACAGAATTCCTTGGTCTCAGCAATTGA
- the LOC123091572 gene encoding uncharacterized protein isoform X2, translating to MASTYHYRPYPLPLTAAPPAFASRCRFPMASTGPLGVSHDAGVTVSTSESVGQNDLLIVGPGVLGRIVAEKWRQEHPDCKIYGQTATTDHHSDLTKIGIIPSLKGPRVDQKVPYVIFCAPPYRTDDYPGDLRVAASNWSGEGSFLFTSSTAVYDCNDNGFCGEDSPCVPIGRSPRTDVLLKAENVVLEAGGCALRLAGLYKKDQGPHVFWLSKGTVDARPDLIISMIHYEDAASLGIAIMKRRLRGRVFVGCDNQPLSRQEIMDRVNRSGKFDGKFEGFTGTDGPLGKRMDNSKTRAEIGWEPKYPSFTEFLGLSN from the exons ATGGCGTCGACCTACCACTACCGGCCATATCCTCTCCCATTGACTGCTGCACCCCCAGCGTTCGCATCCCGCTGCCGCTTCCCGATGGCCTCCACCGGCCCCCTCG GAGTATCTCATGATGCAGGGGTCACGGTGTCCACATCGGAGAGTGTTGGTCAGAATGACTTGCTGATTGTCGGGCCTGGTGTGCTTGGTCGAATCGTAGCTGAGAAATGGCGACAG GAGCATCCAGATTGCAAAATTTATGGCCAGACTGCAACCACAGATCATCACAGTGACCTAACTAAAATTGGGATAATTCCCTCCCTGAAGGGACCCAGAGTTGATCAGAAAGTTCCATACGTTATTTTTTGTGCTCCTCCATATCGCACGGATGATTACCCTGGGGATCTTAG AGTTGCTGCATCAAACTGGAGTGGGGAAGGCTCTTTCCTGTTTACATCAAGTACTGCCGTGTATGACTGCAATGACAATGGATTTTGTGGCGAG GATTCTCCTTGTGTGCCGATTGGTAGGAGTCCTCGGACTGACGTCCTTCTAAAAGCAGAAAATGTCGTCCTCGAGGCAGGAGGCTGTGCCCTGAGGCTAGCAGGGCTTTAT AAAAAGGATCAAGGTCCTCATGTTTTCTGGTTGTCAAAAGGAACTGTAGATGCACGACCGGATCTCATAATCAGTATGATCCATTATGAA GATGCTGCTTCGCTTGGAATTGCCATCATGAAGAGGAGACTTCGCGggcgtgtctttgtgggctgtgACAACCAACCTCTGTCCAG GCAAGAAATAATGGACCGTGTTAACAGGAGCGGGAAATTTGATGGCAAGTTTGAGGGCTTCACAG GTACAGATGGTCCATTGGGGAAGAGGATGGATAATTCCAAAACTCGGGCTGAGATCGGCTGGGAGCCCAAATATCCTAGTTTCACAGAATTCCTTGGTCTCAGCAATTGA
- the LOC123091572 gene encoding uncharacterized protein isoform X3 translates to MASTYHYRPYPLPLTAAPPAFASRCRFPMASTGPLGVTVSTSESVGQNDLLIVGPGVLGRIVAEKWRQEHPDCKIYGQTATTDHHSDLTKIGIIPSLKGPRVDQKVPYVIFCAPPYRTDDYPGDLRVAASNWSGEGSFLFTSSTAVYDCNDNGFCGEDSPCVPIGRSPRTDVLLKAENVVLEAGGCALRLAGLYKKDQGPHVFWLSKGTVDARPDLIISMIHYEDAASLGIAIMKRRLRGRVFVGCDNQPLSRQEIMDRVNRSGKFDGKFEGFTGTDGPLGKRMDNSKTRAEIGWEPKYPSFTEFLGLSN, encoded by the exons ATGGCGTCGACCTACCACTACCGGCCATATCCTCTCCCATTGACTGCTGCACCCCCAGCGTTCGCATCCCGCTGCCGCTTCCCGATGGCCTCCACCGGCCCCCTCG GGGTCACGGTGTCCACATCGGAGAGTGTTGGTCAGAATGACTTGCTGATTGTCGGGCCTGGTGTGCTTGGTCGAATCGTAGCTGAGAAATGGCGACAG GAGCATCCAGATTGCAAAATTTATGGCCAGACTGCAACCACAGATCATCACAGTGACCTAACTAAAATTGGGATAATTCCCTCCCTGAAGGGACCCAGAGTTGATCAGAAAGTTCCATACGTTATTTTTTGTGCTCCTCCATATCGCACGGATGATTACCCTGGGGATCTTAG AGTTGCTGCATCAAACTGGAGTGGGGAAGGCTCTTTCCTGTTTACATCAAGTACTGCCGTGTATGACTGCAATGACAATGGATTTTGTGGCGAG GATTCTCCTTGTGTGCCGATTGGTAGGAGTCCTCGGACTGACGTCCTTCTAAAAGCAGAAAATGTCGTCCTCGAGGCAGGAGGCTGTGCCCTGAGGCTAGCAGGGCTTTAT AAAAAGGATCAAGGTCCTCATGTTTTCTGGTTGTCAAAAGGAACTGTAGATGCACGACCGGATCTCATAATCAGTATGATCCATTATGAA GATGCTGCTTCGCTTGGAATTGCCATCATGAAGAGGAGACTTCGCGggcgtgtctttgtgggctgtgACAACCAACCTCTGTCCAG GCAAGAAATAATGGACCGTGTTAACAGGAGCGGGAAATTTGATGGCAAGTTTGAGGGCTTCACAG GTACAGATGGTCCATTGGGGAAGAGGATGGATAATTCCAAAACTCGGGCTGAGATCGGCTGGGAGCCCAAATATCCTAGTTTCACAGAATTCCTTGGTCTCAGCAATTGA